The Colletotrichum destructivum chromosome 8, complete sequence genome includes the window AAGCCACAGTCATCGGTCTTTGTGCCTTCTTCGCCCCTGGACTGTACAATGCTATGCAATCGACCGGAGCCGGCGGTCAACAGACTCCGTATCTGGTGATGTAAGTCTCTCCACCTTCAAGCTTACCATAGTTCAGCGACCTTTTTCCAAGACGGTCAAACTCACTCGCTGTCAGGTCCGCAAATGCCGTCCTGGGAGTCATGATGGTCGTGACTTGCTCAATGGGCAGTGTCGTCGCCAACAGGATCGGGCTGAAGAACGCGTTGGTCTTTGGTACGACGGGATAGTAAGCGAGTCTCAGAGTGTGACTCCTGCAAGCGCATGGACTGACAAAGAACCAGCGCTATATACTCGGCCTCGCTGTACACGAACAACCGCTATGGCAATGAGTGGTTTGTCTATGTGGGATCCGCCGCTTGTGGAATCACCGCAGGCGTCTTCTGGGCGGCTGAAGGGGCGATCATGATCAGTTGTGAGTGCGGCAGCGTACACTTGGCCACCAAATTCGCCTAACATAGGCTTCCAGACCCAGAGGATCACAAACGAGGCAGATATCTCGCCTACTGGCTGGCATACAGAAACGTGAGCGTCATCATCTGGTCGAAAACGTAACCGTGCTAAGTCGATGTAGGGCGGCTCGATCGTCGGAGGCGCAATCAACCTCGCTTTCAGTGAGTCTAGGGTCGCATACTCTCTTTCCGGTGAAACTGCTAACGAGAACTTTGAGACTCAACCGGTAAAACAACTGGAAAACTAGATTACAGGACATACGTTGTCTTCGTGGCCTTGCGTGAGTCTCTTTAACCCGCCCTCAAGCCGTGTCAACGTCGTGTCTCACATCACCCAGAATGCCTAGGTCCGTTCGTCGCAATGCTCCTCTCGTCCGCCGAAAAGGTTCAGCGTCAAGACGGAAAGAAAGTGGCAAAGGCAGAGCGAATTCCAACCGTGGCGGAACTGAAGGCCGTCGGCAAGATTCTCGTCCGTAAGGACTTCCTCTTGGTGTAAGTCCGCCTCCCGCGTCTCCGGTATTGCGCTCCCGCGTTTGTCTCCGGTGCTGACAGCCCACTCACCGAAgcttccccttcttcttttatGCCACATTCTTGCTCTCGTATGCGGGCTCCTACCTCTCGCTCTACTTCTCCGTCCGCTCCCGCGCCCTGGCGTCACTGGTCTCCGCGTTGGCCCAAATCACCGccaacttcttcttcggccacTTTCTCG containing:
- a CDS encoding Putative Ion channel regulatory protein, UNC-93; protein product: MPHQQTQTQGTPSATSYNSTPEAEIPATTKRTWYRTVFFQATVIGLCAFFAPGLYNAMQSTGAGGQQTPYLVIRSNSLAVRSANAVLGVMMVVTCSMGSVVANRIGLKNALVFGTTGYAIYSASLYTNNRYGNEWFVYVGSAACGITAGVFWAAEGAIMISYPEDHKRGRYLAYWLAYRNGGSIVGGAINLAFNSTGKTTGKLDYRTYVVFVALQCLGPFVAMLLSSAEKVQRQDGKKVAKAERIPTVAELKAVGKILVRKDFLLVFPFFFYATFLLSYAGSYLSLYFSVRSRALASLVSALAQITANFFFGHFLDWTRLTINQRARFAYIGMMALFGGTWVWATIIQREYGLNKPALDWVDNGFGRGWALYILLQVNFALAYNYGYWLAGYMARDTAEIIRFTSTVRAVEAAGGAVASGISSTHAPLLAAVGVNFGLWGLALIPTYLIVRTIGIKHSEVVSEEDSGKGISD